In the Mastomys coucha isolate ucsf_1 unplaced genomic scaffold, UCSF_Mcou_1 pScaffold18, whole genome shotgun sequence genome, one interval contains:
- the Stmn1 gene encoding stathmin, translated as MASSDIQVKELEKRASGQAFELILSPRSKESVPDFPLSPPKKKDLSLEEIQKKLEAAEERRKSHEAEVLKQLAEKREHGKEVLQKAIEENNNFSKMAEEKLTHKMEANKENREAQMAAKLERLREKDKHVEEVRKNKESKDPADETEAD; from the exons ATGGCATCTTCTG ATATTCAGGTGAAAGAGCTGGAGAAGCGTGCTTCAGGCCAGGCTTTTGAGCTGATTCTCAGCCCTCGGTCAAAAGAATCTGTCCCCGATTTCCCCCTTTCCCCCCCAAAGAAGAAGGACCTCTCCCTGGAGGAGATCCAGAAGAAATTAGAAGCTGCAGAAGAAAGACGCAAG tctcatGAAGCGGAAGTCTTGAAGCAGCTTGCTGAGAAGCGGGAGCATGGGAAAGAAGTGCTCCAGAAAGCCATCGAGGAGAACAACAACTTCAGCAAGATGGCAGAGGAGAAACTGACCCACAAAATGGAGGCTAACAAAGAGAACCGGGAGGCGCAAATGGCTGCCAAGCTGGAGCGTTTGCGAGAGAAG GACAAGCACGTTGAAGAGGTGCGGAAGAACAAAGAATCCAAAGACCCCGCGGACGAGACCGAGGCTGACTAA